One Myotis daubentonii chromosome 3, mMyoDau2.1, whole genome shotgun sequence genomic window carries:
- the SERPINI1 gene encoding neuroserpin — MAFLGLFSLLLLQSLAVGTTFPDETIAEFSVTMYNHLRATGEDENILFSPLSVTLAMGLMELGAQGSTLKEIRHSMGYDRLKHGEEFSFLKDFSNMVTAEKSQYVLKIASSLFVQNEFHINDEFLQMMKKYFNAEVNRVDFGQNIAVANHINKWVENNTNSLLKDLVSPRDFDAVTHLALINAVYFKGNWKSQFRPENTRTFSFTKDDESEVQIPMMYQQGEFYYGEFSDGSNEAGGIYQVLEIPYEGDEISMMLVLSRQEVPLATLEPLLKAQLIEEWANSVKKQKVEVYLPRFTVEQEIDLKDVLKALGITEVFTKNANLTALSDNKEVFLSKAIHKPFVEVNEDGSEAAAASGMVAISRMAVLYPQVIVDHPFFFLIRNRKTGTILFMGRVMHPEIMNTNGHDFEEL; from the exons ATGGCTTTCCTTGGGCTCTTCTCTTTGCTGCTTCTGCAAAGTTTGGCCGTAGGGACCACTTTCCCTGATGAAACCATTGCTGAGTTCTCGGTGACTATGTATAATCACCTTCGAGCCACTGGGGAAGatgaaaatattcttttctcTCCATTGAGCGTCACCCTTGCTATGGGACTGATGGAACTGGGGGCCCAAGGGTCTACCCTGAAAGAAATCCGTCATTCAATGGGATATGACAGGCTGAAACACG GTGaagaattttctttcttgaagGATTTTTCTAACATGGTCACTGCTGAAAAGAGCCAGTATGTGCTGAAAATTGCCAGTTCCCTCTTTGTGCAAAATGAATTTCACATCAATGATGAATTTTTGcaaatgatgaaaaaatattttaatgcggAAGTGAATCGTGTGGACTTCGGTCAAAATATTGCCGTGGCCAACCACATCAATAAGTGGGTGGAGAATAACACAAATA GTCTGTTGAAAGATTTGGTATCCCCAAGAGATTTTGATGCTGTCACTCATCTGGCCCTCATCAATGCTGTCTATTTCAAGGGTAACTGGAAGTCACAATTTAGACCCGAAAATACTAGAACCTTTTCCTTCACTAAAGATGATGAAAGTGAAGTCCAAATTCCAATGATGTACCAACAAGGAGAATTTTATTATG gggAATTTAGTGATGGCTCCAATGAAGCTGGTGGTATCTACCAAGTCCTAGAAATTCCATATGAGGGAGATGAGATCAGTATGATGTTGGTGTTGTCCAGACAGGAAGTTCCACTGGCCACTCTGGAGCCACTGCTCAAAGCGCAGCTGATTGAAGAATGGGCAAACTCTGTGAAGAAGCAGAAGGTGGAAGTGTACCTGCCCAG GTTCACAGTGGAACAGGAGATTGATTTAAAAGATGTCTTGAAGGCTCTTGGAATAACTGAAGTTTTCACCAAAAATGCAAATTTGACAGCCTTGTCTG ATAATAAGGAGGTTTTCCTTTCCAAGGCAATTCACAAGCCCTTCGTGGAGGTGAATGAAGACGGATCGGAGGCCGCCGCCGCCTCAG GAATGGTTGCCATTAGTAGGATGGCTGTGCTGTATCCTCAAGTGATTGTGGACcacccatttttctttcttatcagGAACAGGAAAACAG GAacaatcctgttcatgggacgaGTCATGCATCCCGAAATAATGAACACAAATGGACATGATTTCGAGGAACTTTAA